CTTTTCTTCCAAGATCATATGGCAGAGAAGTGACGTTATTACAAATACATTAGCATTTGTGATAAAGAATCACATATATCCCACATTTCCATGTTAAGGTTAGTACTTTTATacagtattttttctgctttaaaaatgcagtgatCTGTCATGTTTCACCACTCAATTTCAGACTCAGAAACACAGATCTGGATCCAGATGAAAAGCAGTAGAGGATAAAAGCTAACTATGCTTTGGGATGCAGGGATTTTCTCACTCTGGTTCAGCAGGAGCTTTACTTGAACGAGGCTCTCACCATCCTGCCCTTCACAGGCTGAGGTGGGCGCCAGTTATCAACCAGTGGGCTCACAGGTTCATTCTCAGGGTTCTTGGAAAGGCTACGGAGCTTTGCCATCTGCAAGGAAGCAAAATCAAACTGTCAGCAGGAATTAATCTGAAAGCAATGTGGACCCTTATGCCTGGAACAAACtagggaagaaaagaggaattttCTTACACAATGATAAGCATGACTGGTAGAGGTCACTGCAGCCCAGTGTCTAGCACAGTTTCTGTGGATCTTTACAGCCTTCATCCACAGAACAGAAGATCATCTGACCCTTGCCTAGACTTTTCTGGATTTTCTGTTGAGCCAGACTCAGTGTAGAAAAAAGGTAAGTGCCTCTTTTTTGACCCAGATGAATTTCAATTAGATCACTTGTGGAAATATGTTCATCCATGAAGGTGGAAGCAAGTTTAAGTGTGCACAAAGCAGTCTAATAGGAACAGCTAGTCTGCAGAAGTTCATCAACTGGATTAACAATCTGAAATGTCAGATTAACAGCACGTTGTATTCAGAACATAGTAGAGTATAGAGCACGTTGCATCCATGGGAGGCAATGAGAATGTTTTAAAGGTTCTGTTACTTATATTTTCAATAGAAAGAGACTCTCACAATAACTTCTAGGTGAATTCAGTCTTCCTACAACAGTATAGTGCCATACCAACTCCTGAGGCCGGTATGCCACCATATGGCTGCAAACGGGCTGCAATCTGCAAAAAGGATGGGTGCTCAGAACAACTACTATCAGCAAGCCTGCAGCATTAGCAGGATTCTAAAATTGTAAGTCACCATAGGACCATCATCATCCTACACACCTCTTCTGTAAGGTAACATACAGCTGGCAAATTATCACACAATCACAGTGAGAGACCACTGAGAACAGGAAAAGGAGTAGCAGAACTAGTCGGAGTTTACCTGGTCTGGGCTGACTTCAATGGGCTCCCTCAAGAGAATCCAAGTGATGCACTCCTCACAAGGGGGTGTAGTGAATGAGCCATGGTAGGTCCAGTAGTCTCGAGATTTGGGAAAAAGAATTGATGGATCAAAGTGCTGAAAAGGAGCCTCTTTCCCcttaaataaagacaaaataaatctCTGCAGTAAATCTAAGGACAGCCATCTTAAAAGATATCAGTATCTATGTTATTATAGAGGAAGTAATTAAATATCAAGACCAAGAGCTCAACTTCTTTTCTTCCTATCAGGCATCTGCCCTGTAATAACTGACACTGATTCCATCAACATATAAAAAGAAACTACAAAATGAATTATGCAGGACAAAGCAAATTCACTGTTACATTCTTCTGTTTCCCATGCCTTCAAAAATTCATAAGGGATTatcaacattttcttttacttttgggTCACGTGGAATAAAAGTAAGGGCTGGTGTGCTACAACTACAGCATACTTCCAGAAGTGAGAAGTTATATGTTTacttaaataaaagaaacaatCCTGCTCCACAATTCACTGTATCCTCTGGTGCTACTCTTAGGTACCCGAACAGTATCAAGATGAGTGACTTTGAActtctgatttctgtttctgttgcttTCAACTATATGACATCATAAAAAAGCATTCTGATACCTTGGTCTTAATGTTATCAATTTCTTCAAGAATTCTCTTCATCTCTGGTTTGGGAGTGCTTCCAACCTGTAACGCAGAGTACAAGTACTGCATTTTTTCACCATGTTCCACAGTATGAAAAATGAATTCAGTATATCCCATCTGTCAAGTTAGGCAGCAGTATTCTCAGAACATCTTGTAAAGACTGGCACAAAATGATGTCTGCTAAAAGGCCATGCTAAATAACAGACTCAAGTAACTGGTTTTTGTAATTCAGAAATGTACTGAAAGACTCTGTAAGGCATCTCCCACTGTCTGAGCAACAAACTGCCTACCCAGGCAGTGTCATTTAGACCACACAGGACTTAGCCCCAGGCTCCTGGTTTGAAAACAGTCCACAACCACTGCATCACGTATAGTTACTCAACACAACCGAGTAGTTAGGGATAGTCTGAAGAGCTGGAGTTCCTGCAGATACTTAGAACATTCTGCAGAACATACACAATCAGACCAGACTCAATATAAAACATATGATGAGATTCCTGTCAGGGCCCCCTCATGGTACAAGGTCACTTTCTACTTCTGTTCACAACACTGAATGTCTCCAAAAGCTTTGACATGGCTCTGCATCCAAGAAGAGTAAACACAGCATGTATAAGACGTGCTTTTGTTGCTGTGTCTTGTTACATAACACATTAAATTCTTGAGTAGAGAATTCAATGTCTGTCCCCGCAATACAAAACCAGTCATggaacacaacaaaaacagagtAAAACTGCTCCTAGTCCAAATAGGaaggaggaaatgggaaaagaagGCCAGAGAAGATGTAGTGATACCACTTACTTTTGTGGACATTTTAGCTGGCCTTAGCATGGTTAATAGAAACACAATTTTATACTTTCTAAGTTGTATTTTATAAGGTAAGGCTTTAGCCTAAAATAGATCAAAAGAGACAACAAAGGAAGAATAATCAAACGATATAGGCATAGGTGAGAATATGTACAAGTGCTGAACTTTTGACTTCTATCAGTCTAAAGTAACCACATACATAAAAAAGGACAGGCTGGTTCAGCTAATCACAGtgtaacagaattaaaaaagcaCTGGCTGTAGTGTGTGTCCAGGGACAGGGTGGCAAAATTAATTACATCCACTTGCTATATTTGTACAAATGCAACTTACTAGTGATTAAACAATAAAAGGAGGGCTATTCCCTGACACTGATTCCAACATTGTGTTCAGGCTGAAGTTCCCACCTGCAGGTACAATGAGACCTGATTTCTCTAAAGCTACAGAGCTGAAATCTGGCTAATTTATCCCTATTAGGTTGTCTGTCTGTTAATGTTTTCTCATGTCCTTAACAATTTTCAGATTTGATGCTAGGATTGCTTTCCttctgttatattaaaaaaaatcagttgtaaaatatctgtattttttaattttaattaacctGCTGTATTtcgagattttcattttttcagtgaaCTCCTTTTACAATCAGTTCTTTGAGGTACTCTGTTTCTTTGGAGCAGTTCCTTGAATTCCTTTTCATTCCCAGCTCATGTGGGGATCAGCCAAAACCCAAGTAAGTGAATCACCCAAGGTAACCTTGCTGACAAGTAGATACAACAGCTGTTAGCAgacaaaaggcaggaagaaacaCTCTTCCTACGTAGActctctgcccctgcccccatgCTCAGTTCACATCACATTGCAGAGTTGCTAAACTATCAGTGACAAAGTAAGCAACTGCCTCAGGCTTAACACTGTGCGCCTCTTGTTCAATACCACCCATGAAATGTGCCACTGTTATGAACAGTGTCAGAAGTCTACTCTGAATGGAATCTGAGGTGCATGGAATCTGGAGGGCCCAAAGGACATGCGTGACTTCTGTCAGCACACAGACAGAAGCACTGTTGAATGTTTTGCTGTAAAACAATACAGTGCTGGGAagaacaatggaaacattttCCCCCAAACTAGAAAAAGATGAAGAGTatagaaaaatatacaaagaCCAAATACTTGTCACTTACTTTCAGAAAAATGCCCACAACAGCCACACCATCAGGTTGTTTCAAAGCTCCTACAAAGTTACCATGTTTTGGGTTCCAGTGCACCATATGTAactaaaaagcaataaaagctcAGTTGTAAATGTAAGAAATTGCCAACAGCCCAATCTTACAAACCGTTACATTATATTGAGAAAAGTTTTCAGTACACAGTAAGTAAAGAAATGGATATGAACAAGGAAACAATCATAAATGTTTCTTATTCCTGTTCCCATGCTTCCACGTCCTCAATATTTTCTACGAGCATCACTTCGTATTCAATTGAAACATAAAAGATGGAAAATTGAATTTaccagttttaaaaattaatcagacAATTCAACTGTGAACAGTTTAACCCATGCGTGTGACATGCACACATGCAATGCAGGAATACCTACTGACATGCACTTCATCGCAAGTAGATTCTTAGATTATCAGGTTATGCAGATATAAGCTCAAGGATTTACACTGGCTTGTATGCAGTGCATATGGTATCGTTTTGCATTTCTAACTACTCTTTGCACATTGCACTGGAAGGAGTAGAAGCAGCAACCTGGTATATCTTTCTCATTTCTACGTTTAACAATGCTGTACTTTCAGGAAGTATTTCAAGTTTTTACATCTCCTTCCAGGAAATCTCTTGCTCCTGTACATAGCTGCAACCAGCTGCGTGGAATCTCAGCATAAGTAGTGTCTGGAATATAATGCCATACAATAGGAGTCTAAAggcaaatttttaatttttttttttgaaatagtcaCAATtacttaaaataacaacaaaataattttccCCGAATGTTAACTAATtgttgctctgtttcttttctgttgcagATAAAAGTATCATTTTCAAGGATAAAGGTACGGTAGCCATACAGCTTTGGTTGTGTTCTAGCAGTTTCATACATTCCAGGGATTCTTCCTCTTGTCTATAAATGCCAGAGTactgcaaacaaaagcaaagtaaataCTCTCTGCTTGAAGTAACTAAGAAATAGCTTGAGGAAGCAGAATTTGTCCATTCAGTCAgcaagagaaagtaaaatattaatGCAGTTTGGCTGTGGCTaagacacacagaaaaaaaacaaaagcatcacCCACAGTTATCTCCGCAACATTTGTGTCCACAGACCCTGCAAAATATCTGCCAACATTTTTCCCTATGAGAGGTGGGCAGAgtccctgtaagctctgcacatAGACACTACAGGTGATTGTATAATAGGAAAACACTGCTGCAGACTTTTCACGGACAGAGGTATGTATTTTGAGCGTATTTTCAGATAATATGGGGGAAGGAGGTAACATTTATTAGTAATTCACTTTCATCACTAGTGAATTCACTCATATTTGTTGCCCAAAGTCGTCTTCAAGGCCCAAACCAGCCATTAATTTTAGTAATTTTGGACAACAGTCCAGTAgtttgcatccaaaaacataaaaTATCTGTTTAACCACAgttcctgaaaataaatacagagattTGAAAGCACAGATGCTTAGAAACTAGAAGATACTCCTTACCACTCTGAATTTTAAAGCAGATCTAATTTTGAATAGCTTACTGAAATGTGCTTTTTAGCAAGTTTCTCTTCATCAGTAACGCTTCCTGAAACTAACTTAGTAATTCAAGCCATACCAGAAACTGCTAGTAgccaaaaaaacagcaaaaaacacaGCTCCCTATTTGGAAATAACAGATCATTTtgtcacaaatatttttaaaacactccagaaaacagcaaaaagtcTTGCTCAAAGAAGCAAATTCCATGTTAGTATATGTTTGCAAAGGCAAGCTTGTTGGCAGATACAATTTATCCCAGTGCGCACTGATGAATATTCACAAGTTTTACCATggaatttagaaaaaacaaaacaaataaatacttgCAAAGGGAGAATAGTTAATTTGTTCAGACACACAATCAGTTAAATACCAGTTAGTACCACATAGTACTATCAAAAACAAGTCCTACCTCTGCTGCATATTTCACCCCATCTATAACATGTTCTGAGCCATGGTCATCAGAGGAACCCCAGTGCAAGTGAAGCTGACGCAGCCTGTAGGCTCCTGAGAGTGGCCCACCTCTCAGCACTGCAATTGATAATCTACATCAACACTAGCC
This genomic interval from Struthio camelus isolate bStrCam1 chromosome 2, bStrCam1.hap1, whole genome shotgun sequence contains the following:
- the LOC104143950 gene encoding carbonic anhydrase 3; translation: MAQSLWGYDSDNGPARWHENYPFAKGDKQSPIEINSKEVRHDSSLPPWHASYDPGAAKTILNNGRTCRVVFDDSFDRSVLRGGPLSGAYRLRQLHLHWGSSDDHGSEHVIDGVKYAAELHMVHWNPKHGNFVGALKQPDGVAVVGIFLKVGSTPKPEMKRILEEIDNIKTKGKEAPFQHFDPSILFPKSRDYWTYHGSFTTPPCEECITWILLREPIEVSPDQMAKLRSLSKNPENEPVSPLVDNWRPPQPVKGRMVRASFK